One window of Halorussus sp. MSC15.2 genomic DNA carries:
- a CDS encoding SPW repeat protein, translated as MVDNDPYDGDHDEDEVGFEDEDAEYDDTEYVETLDENPEEEGKWTAGLNVLLGLWLIAAPFVWDAIVAGEIWADGALDGVLAANPWNGMIVGAAIAVLAAYNYYEAANEEAISVGVASLVALLGLWMIVAAFFFETVSVLSFWNDVIVGALVAALAGYNIYTARDVETTTTTET; from the coding sequence ATGGTAGACAACGACCCGTACGACGGTGACCACGACGAGGACGAAGTCGGTTTCGAAGACGAGGATGCAGAGTACGACGACACGGAGTACGTCGAAACGCTCGACGAGAACCCCGAAGAAGAGGGGAAGTGGACGGCGGGACTCAACGTCCTGCTGGGACTCTGGCTGATAGCCGCGCCGTTCGTGTGGGACGCAATCGTCGCCGGAGAGATATGGGCCGACGGTGCACTCGACGGTGTACTCGCCGCGAACCCGTGGAACGGCATGATAGTCGGCGCGGCGATAGCGGTCCTCGCGGCGTACAACTACTACGAGGCCGCCAACGAGGAGGCCATCAGCGTCGGCGTGGCGTCGCTGGTCGCACTGCTCGGTCTCTGGATGATAGTCGCCGCGTTCTTCTTCGAGACGGTCAGCGTGCTGAGTTTCTGGAACGACGTCATCGTCGGAGCGCTGGTCGCCGCGCTCGCGGGCTACAACATTTACACTGCCCGCGACGTCGAGACGACCACGACGACCGAGACGTGA
- a CDS encoding DUF5815 family protein — protein MAEPRVPGGRGAEIDLPCGESVHVHDLDMGMREYECACGESHAVVTDVHPPSRFVPEFLVDVLRATIDTDDDLGEFGTPHVMGVVLEEFPEEVVSENVEEDQDVGYTLVWVTDFDSRRLHEIVVELLVELMEHAVSHADDDSAMAQFEDDMLDFDVTEFVEQYRRERDFSGPHDQAV, from the coding sequence ATGGCAGAACCGCGCGTTCCGGGTGGTCGGGGGGCCGAAATCGACCTCCCCTGTGGTGAGTCAGTACACGTTCACGACCTCGACATGGGCATGCGCGAGTACGAGTGCGCGTGCGGCGAGAGCCACGCGGTCGTGACCGACGTACACCCGCCGTCCCGGTTCGTCCCCGAGTTCCTCGTGGACGTTCTCCGGGCGACTATCGACACCGACGACGATTTGGGCGAGTTCGGCACGCCCCACGTCATGGGCGTCGTGTTGGAGGAGTTCCCCGAGGAGGTCGTCAGCGAGAACGTCGAGGAGGACCAAGACGTGGGCTACACGCTCGTGTGGGTGACCGACTTCGACTCGCGTCGCCTCCACGAAATCGTAGTCGAACTCCTCGTGGAACTGATGGAACACGCCGTCAGTCACGCCGACGACGACAGTGCGATGGCCCAGTTCGAAGACGACATGCTCGACTTCGACGTGACGGAGTTCGTCGAGCAGTACCGGCGCGAACGCGACTTCTCCGGGCCGCACGACCAAGCGGTCTGA
- a CDS encoding Lrp/AsnC family transcriptional regulator — protein sequence MDELDREILSILRRDARKPYTEIAEQVGTSEGTVRNRVERMTDEGVIERFTIATQTGNVKAMIELDVAVDVNTSDLGERVADWEQVDFVWQVSGEEDIVLVVDAADTQSVNQLITKARELEEVVNTKTRLILDEKLG from the coding sequence ATGGACGAACTGGACCGCGAAATCTTGAGCATCTTACGTCGAGACGCCCGAAAACCGTACACCGAAATCGCCGAGCAGGTCGGGACCAGCGAGGGAACGGTTCGCAATCGCGTCGAGCGCATGACCGACGAGGGAGTCATCGAGCGATTCACCATCGCTACCCAGACCGGCAACGTGAAGGCGATGATAGAACTCGACGTGGCGGTGGACGTCAACACCTCCGACCTCGGCGAGCGCGTGGCCGACTGGGAGCAGGTGGACTTCGTCTGGCAGGTCTCTGGCGAGGAGGACATCGTGCTGGTCGTGGACGCGGCCGACACCCAGAGCGTGAACCAACTCATCACGAAGGCGCGCGAACTGGAGGAAGTAGTGAACACGAAGACGCGACTGATTCTGGACGAGAAACTCGGATAG
- the carA gene encoding glutamine-hydrolyzing carbamoyl-phosphate synthase small subunit: MVAAYVALEGGSVVEARCRAPGTSHGELVFTTAYTGYEESLTDPSYEEQVLTFSYPLIGNYGVRPERFEDERVHPRAVVARELTDDVADWLTEEGVPAVDKLDTRDLVGQIREGGAMKCGISAGPDASPEAAKEALADCPGMSDHTDIGAQVSVSQRETFEGGDGPDVALVDCGAKGSITDSLLDRGATVHVLPYDVSPGEVADLDPDVLFVSNGPGDPANFETAQSLVEEFVGEIPLAGICLGQQIVARALGGTTEKMDFGHRGVNQPVRDLRTDRVVMTTQNHGYTVAEPGPKLDVTQVNVNDDTAEGLESDDLNVITRQYHPEANPGPHDSLDFFDDVLAMAGDERRTPVAAD; the protein is encoded by the coding sequence ATGGTGGCCGCATACGTCGCACTGGAGGGTGGCAGTGTCGTGGAGGCACGCTGTCGCGCTCCGGGCACGTCCCACGGCGAACTGGTATTCACGACCGCGTACACGGGTTACGAGGAGAGTCTGACCGACCCCTCTTACGAGGAGCAGGTCCTGACGTTCTCGTACCCCCTCATCGGGAACTACGGCGTTCGTCCCGAGCGATTCGAGGACGAACGAGTTCACCCCCGTGCGGTCGTCGCGCGCGAACTCACCGACGACGTGGCCGATTGGCTCACCGAAGAGGGCGTCCCCGCGGTGGACAAACTCGACACGCGCGACCTCGTGGGCCAGATTCGGGAGGGCGGAGCGATGAAGTGCGGCATCTCGGCCGGACCCGACGCCTCGCCCGAGGCGGCCAAGGAGGCGCTGGCGGACTGTCCCGGCATGAGCGACCACACCGACATCGGCGCGCAGGTCAGCGTCTCCCAGCGCGAGACCTTCGAGGGCGGGGACGGTCCCGACGTGGCGCTCGTGGACTGCGGCGCGAAGGGGAGCATCACCGACTCGCTGCTCGACCGCGGCGCGACGGTCCACGTCCTGCCGTACGACGTCTCGCCGGGCGAAGTCGCCGACCTCGACCCCGACGTGCTGTTCGTCTCGAACGGACCGGGCGACCCCGCGAACTTCGAGACCGCCCAGTCGCTGGTCGAGGAGTTCGTCGGCGAGATTCCGCTCGCGGGCATCTGTCTCGGCCAGCAGATTGTCGCCCGCGCGCTCGGCGGCACCACCGAGAAGATGGACTTCGGCCACCGCGGCGTCAACCAACCGGTCCGTGACCTCCGGACCGACAGGGTCGTGATGACCACCCAGAACCACGGCTACACCGTCGCCGAACCCGGCCCGAAGCTCGACGTGACGCAGGTCAACGTCAACGACGACACCGCCGAGGGACTAGAGAGCGACGACCTGAACGTCATCACCCGCCAGTACCACCCCGAGGCCAACCCCGGTCCGCACGACAGCCTCGACTTCTTCGACGACGTGCTGGCGATGGCCGGCGACGAGCGTCGAACCCCCGTCGCCGCGGACTGA
- a CDS encoding LLM class flavin-dependent oxidoreductase — protein MPTDLLLPQTADRDTTELGVRAEELGYDGLWLGELWGTSAVVRLTDIAARTDEVKLGTAIVNVFSRTPAVLAMTAATLDRVSDGRFRLGVGTSTRKAVEDLHGAEWEDPNPVRRAHETIELVRAFLGDEGRVNYEGEIFEVRDFPSLDADVPVYHAALGEANRRVVARLCDGWIPHNVPFPDLDENFAYIREKMETAGRDATVDVAPYVPAAVSDDPEGARDVIRGHVAYYVGNGRGYQRAVGQRFPDAADAVAEAWREGDRDAAAASVTDEMVAALGVAGTPDRAREQFAAVADIDCVTRPMVTIPSNAPAEMAERTIEELAPSNRD, from the coding sequence ATGCCGACCGACCTGTTGCTTCCGCAGACGGCCGACCGGGACACCACCGAACTCGGCGTTCGGGCCGAGGAACTGGGCTACGACGGTCTCTGGCTCGGCGAACTCTGGGGGACGAGCGCCGTCGTCCGCCTCACCGACATCGCCGCCCGCACCGACGAGGTGAAGCTGGGGACGGCCATCGTCAACGTCTTCTCGCGCACGCCCGCCGTGCTGGCGATGACCGCCGCCACGCTCGACCGGGTCTCGGACGGCCGATTCCGTCTCGGAGTCGGCACGTCCACGAGGAAGGCCGTCGAGGACCTCCACGGCGCGGAGTGGGAGGACCCGAACCCTGTCCGGCGCGCCCACGAGACCATCGAACTCGTACGGGCCTTCCTCGGCGACGAGGGTCGGGTGAACTACGAGGGCGAGATATTCGAGGTACGGGACTTCCCCTCGCTGGACGCCGACGTGCCCGTCTACCACGCGGCGCTCGGGGAGGCGAACCGGCGCGTGGTCGCGCGTCTGTGCGACGGATGGATTCCGCACAACGTCCCGTTCCCCGACCTCGACGAGAATTTCGCGTACATCCGCGAGAAGATGGAGACGGCCGGGCGGGACGCGACCGTAGACGTCGCGCCGTACGTCCCCGCCGCCGTCAGCGACGACCCAGAAGGGGCGAGAGACGTCATCCGGGGCCACGTCGCGTACTACGTCGGGAACGGCCGGGGGTACCAGCGCGCGGTCGGCCAGCGGTTCCCCGACGCCGCGGACGCGGTCGCCGAGGCGTGGCGGGAGGGCGACCGGGACGCCGCCGCGGCGAGCGTCACCGACGAGATGGTCGCGGCGCTCGGGGTCGCGGGCACGCCCGACCGAGCGCGCGAGCAGTTCGCGGCCGTCGCCGACATCGACTGCGTGACGCGACCGATGGTGACGATTCCGAGCAACGCCCCCGCCGAGATGGCCGAGCGAACGATAGAAGAGTTGGCACCCTCGAATCGGGACTAG
- a CDS encoding metallophosphoesterase: MTEGSGVRRSRGRASKSDETVREDAEIGDWAEWSSPGEPVTLARFAAPSADTETALAVFADPHLSTDKEGTWKAYHRTEDRLRAAVADANDRDVDGVVVAGDLTEDGRPADFDGAADALADLDAPFVAVPGNHDVPKSFKSHDTPPVEEFAERFAPDEFPFRKRFGGVDVLGLNSASAPDGELDATHDGAVSEDQLAWLESTLPETDAALVVSHHNLPGLDSCVGEEGYAPHPPVGDAPAFVDALAGHDALHLSGHVHLPAAVSGAATSGTANGRDQRGGDVRGLVCPALSSFPQAYVLAEVGPAGTTLRLVPVADETGVEEARELAENHSERSADICEMVETQLSDLPLVDER; the protein is encoded by the coding sequence ATGACAGAGGGAAGTGGGGTTCGGCGGTCCCGTGGTCGCGCATCGAAATCCGACGAGACGGTACGAGAGGACGCCGAAATCGGCGACTGGGCCGAGTGGAGTTCGCCGGGGGAACCGGTCACGCTCGCTCGGTTCGCCGCTCCCAGCGCAGACACCGAGACCGCGCTGGCGGTGTTCGCCGACCCGCACCTCTCGACCGACAAGGAGGGGACGTGGAAGGCCTACCACCGGACCGAGGACCGCCTCCGGGCCGCGGTCGCCGACGCCAACGACCGCGACGTGGACGGCGTCGTGGTCGCGGGCGACCTGACCGAGGACGGCCGCCCCGCGGACTTCGACGGCGCGGCCGACGCGCTGGCCGACCTCGACGCGCCGTTCGTCGCGGTGCCGGGCAACCACGACGTGCCGAAGTCGTTCAAGAGCCACGACACGCCGCCGGTCGAGGAGTTCGCCGAGCGCTTCGCGCCCGACGAGTTCCCGTTCCGCAAGCGGTTCGGCGGCGTGGACGTGTTGGGTCTGAACTCGGCGTCCGCGCCCGACGGCGAACTCGACGCCACCCACGACGGTGCCGTCTCCGAGGACCAACTGGCGTGGCTCGAATCGACGCTCCCCGAGACCGACGCCGCGCTGGTCGTGAGCCACCACAACCTACCGGGACTCGACTCGTGCGTCGGCGAGGAGGGCTACGCGCCCCACCCGCCGGTCGGCGACGCGCCCGCGTTCGTGGACGCACTCGCGGGCCACGACGCGCTCCACCTCTCGGGTCACGTCCACCTGCCCGCCGCCGTTAGCGGGGCGGCGACGTCCGGAACTGCGAACGGACGAGACCAGCGAGGGGGCGATGTGCGAGGACTGGTCTGTCCCGCGCTCTCGTCGTTCCCGCAGGCGTACGTCCTCGCCGAGGTCGGACCGGCGGGCACGACGCTTCGGCTGGTTCCCGTGGCCGACGAGACGGGGGTCGAGGAGGCCCGCGAACTCGCCGAGAACCACTCCGAGCGGAGCGCGGACATCTGCGAGATGGTCGAGACCCAACTGTCGGACCTGCCGCTGGTGGACGAACGATAG
- a CDS encoding Vms1/Ankzf1 family peptidyl-tRNA hydrolase codes for MLDQLLGRAALKDRIADLEDEKRHLERQLEAEEERRAEATTARQEAEQRVNRLEDRVTELEDRVERTESGDGDPDLDFRGVGGPRRSTAESASPGVETVRGDRLAEVLSRLESVETDSEGALTTMVGDDGDLPEAVETAFGDHAALVGRAAPCLAVTDDAGLVSAALAPPVAPDPFAEWSDGFRLDREWFLPTGSFALALVRSDLFALGVYEGRERRDFEGFESDVKSDHSKGGFSQGRFERRRDAQIDEHLDECEAAIEAALADSAADRLYVVGQRTLLGEFEERADATSAVDATGDPRDALDDAFHEFWTTRLYRI; via the coding sequence ATGCTCGACCAGTTGCTCGGGCGCGCGGCGTTGAAAGACCGCATCGCCGACCTCGAAGACGAGAAGCGCCACCTCGAACGCCAACTGGAGGCCGAGGAGGAGCGCCGCGCCGAGGCCACTACCGCCCGGCAGGAGGCCGAACAGCGAGTCAACCGGTTGGAGGACCGCGTGACCGAGTTGGAAGACCGGGTCGAACGAACCGAGTCGGGGGACGGCGACCCCGACCTCGACTTCCGTGGCGTCGGCGGGCCGCGCCGGTCCACCGCGGAGTCGGCCTCGCCCGGCGTCGAGACCGTCCGCGGCGACCGACTCGCGGAGGTCCTCTCGCGCCTCGAATCCGTCGAGACAGACTCCGAGGGCGCGCTGACCACGATGGTCGGCGACGACGGCGACCTCCCCGAAGCAGTCGAAACCGCGTTCGGCGACCACGCCGCGCTGGTCGGCCGGGCCGCTCCCTGCCTCGCGGTCACCGACGACGCGGGTCTCGTGAGCGCGGCGCTCGCCCCTCCCGTCGCGCCCGACCCCTTCGCGGAGTGGAGCGACGGCTTTCGCCTCGACCGCGAGTGGTTCCTGCCGACCGGGTCGTTCGCGCTGGCGCTGGTCCGGTCGGACCTGTTCGCGCTCGGCGTCTACGAGGGCCGCGAACGCCGCGACTTCGAGGGATTCGAGAGCGACGTGAAGTCAGACCACTCGAAGGGCGGGTTCTCGCAGGGGCGGTTCGAGCGCCGCCGCGACGCCCAGATAGACGAACACCTCGACGAGTGCGAGGCGGCTATCGAGGCGGCGCTGGCGGACTCGGCCGCCGACCGCCTCTACGTCGTCGGCCAGCGCACCCTCTTGGGGGAGTTCGAGGAGCGCGCCGACGCGACCAGCGCCGTGGACGCGACCGGCGACCCGAGAGACGCCCTCGACGACGCCTTCCACGAGTTCTGGACGACGCGACTCTACCGGATTTAG
- a CDS encoding oligosaccharide flippase family protein, producing the protein MSEKPSPPDSADESSDRTADGSKSDVTGPSTDSGTGPDSASASNADPPTDSDPATGPDASEVSFRVEVLKGATAKFLMFVVGLAGSMYMARAVGPAVYGGFYLLLSLAQFAARFTHGFAGASQKRLAETDTPNGEILGLTLGTIGLNSAVVAVGAAAFAGPLREYTGVADAPLLAVALFVAISTFVPMQFLLAGTGRVGVTNWIDLGRTAVRLPLQLTLVALGFGAAGMAGGLIAATAVCVPATLYCLGVRPEWPSRETAASVWSHARWNILTNLTGKAYTRFDVFLIGALVSASVVGGYEVALELTVPATILSNVILDGLLARVSNLASLDRDVGPEITRGLAYSSLLAVPVCGLALALARPAVTAVYGPEYASAAGFVAGLGVYRVVQTQREPLNDAAKALDRPDATFRVSVIALAVNIVVGVPLVWYGSALGAVAATIAAELVRWVLLHRVLAAEGATVSRVPTQVRSQFAAGATLVVAVLAVRTAVPVATTAWYGLAGLAAAGLVTYGTVLLAIDADVRGVARRTVGDVTRAARVARRWSVSAVRP; encoded by the coding sequence ATGAGCGAGAAACCCTCCCCACCCGACTCGGCCGACGAATCGAGCGACCGAACAGCCGACGGTTCGAAGTCCGACGTCACCGGTCCGAGCACGGACAGCGGAACCGGCCCGGACTCGGCGAGTGCCTCGAACGCGGACCCCCCGACGGACTCGGACCCCGCGACCGGCCCGGACGCCAGCGAGGTGTCGTTCCGGGTCGAGGTACTGAAGGGCGCGACCGCGAAGTTCCTGATGTTCGTCGTCGGTCTCGCGGGGTCGATGTACATGGCGCGGGCGGTCGGTCCCGCGGTGTACGGCGGGTTCTACCTCCTGCTGTCGCTGGCGCAGTTCGCGGCCCGGTTCACCCACGGCTTCGCGGGTGCCAGCCAGAAGCGACTCGCCGAGACCGACACCCCAAACGGCGAGATTCTCGGCCTGACCCTCGGCACGATAGGCCTGAACAGCGCGGTCGTCGCGGTCGGGGCCGCGGCGTTCGCCGGACCGCTCCGGGAGTACACCGGCGTCGCCGACGCGCCCCTGCTCGCGGTGGCGCTGTTCGTCGCCATCTCGACGTTCGTCCCGATGCAGTTCCTGCTGGCGGGCACCGGCAGAGTCGGCGTGACCAACTGGATAGACCTCGGCCGAACCGCGGTTCGGCTTCCGCTCCAGTTGACGCTGGTCGCGCTGGGATTCGGCGCGGCCGGGATGGCTGGCGGTCTGATAGCCGCGACAGCGGTCTGCGTGCCCGCCACGCTCTACTGTCTGGGCGTCCGGCCGGAGTGGCCGTCGCGCGAGACCGCCGCCTCGGTGTGGTCTCACGCCCGGTGGAACATCCTGACGAATCTCACCGGCAAGGCCTACACCCGGTTCGACGTGTTCCTCATCGGCGCGCTCGTGTCGGCGAGCGTGGTCGGCGGCTACGAAGTCGCGCTCGAACTCACGGTGCCCGCGACCATACTCTCGAACGTCATCCTCGACGGTCTGCTCGCGCGGGTCAGCAACCTCGCCAGCTTAGACCGCGACGTCGGGCCGGAGATTACGCGAGGACTGGCCTACAGCAGTCTGCTGGCGGTTCCCGTCTGCGGGTTGGCGCTCGCACTCGCTCGGCCCGCGGTCACCGCGGTCTACGGTCCGGAGTACGCGAGCGCCGCCGGGTTCGTGGCCGGTCTCGGCGTCTATCGGGTCGTCCAGACCCAGCGCGAACCCCTCAACGACGCCGCGAAGGCGCTGGACCGCCCGGACGCCACGTTCCGGGTGAGCGTAATCGCGCTCGCGGTCAATATCGTCGTCGGCGTTCCGCTGGTCTGGTACGGGTCGGCGCTCGGCGCGGTGGCGGCCACCATCGCGGCCGAACTCGTGCGCTGGGTGCTCCTCCACCGCGTGCTGGCGGCCGAGGGCGCGACCGTCTCGCGGGTGCCGACGCAGGTCCGCTCGCAGTTCGCGGCCGGGGCGACGCTGGTCGTCGCGGTGTTGGCAGTCCGGACCGCGGTTCCAGTGGCGACGACCGCGTGGTACGGACTCGCCGGACTGGCCGCGGCGGGACTCGTGACGTACGGAACCGTCCTGCTCGCCATCGACGCCGACGTTCGCGGGGTCGCCCGGCGCACGGTCGGCGACGTGACTCGGGCGGCCCGAGTCGCGCGCCGGTGGAGCGTCTCGGCGGTTCGACCCTGA
- a CDS encoding NAD(P)/FAD-dependent oxidoreductase: MTEFDIIVLGGGTGNIVASAAAEEGLDVALVERGRLGGTCLNRGCNPSKKLIHRADVAETVRTAGSLGVEASVESVAFADIVDEVNAAVTATAESKAERARENDRITFYQTEGRFVDERTVEVDGGDGSETESGDTEELTAERVVLAGGSRPRIPDSIDGTDEVGFLTSADALALRERPDRLVVVGGGYIAAEMGHFFGAMGTDVVVVGHADRLVDREDRDVAEFVTDAYAERHEVHTGYEVTELAEDGEAGDGTESKLVRAESEDGDEIELRGDEVLIATGRGPNSDSWNVEAAGIDTDEKGFVETDEYLRTSANGVWAIGDIAKQSLAGGRTSSGNTAGNYMFKHSGDKEAEYAVRNAVRGEHAAVEYPGMAHAIFGSPQVGSLGKTEEELDRDDYEVGTFEYDDTALGSALAEDGFAKAIAAPDGEVLGFHVVGPHASMLVHEVATAVAAGGDADAIAEAIHVHPALSEVVQGAFREVRGHPPTGI; encoded by the coding sequence GTGACCGAGTTCGACATCATCGTCTTGGGCGGGGGAACCGGCAACATCGTGGCGTCGGCCGCGGCCGAAGAGGGACTCGACGTGGCGCTGGTCGAGCGCGGGCGACTCGGGGGAACCTGTCTCAACCGGGGCTGTAACCCCTCGAAGAAGCTGATTCACCGGGCCGACGTGGCCGAGACCGTCCGGACCGCGGGGTCGCTCGGCGTCGAGGCTAGCGTCGAGAGTGTCGCGTTCGCCGACATCGTGGACGAGGTGAACGCCGCGGTGACCGCGACGGCCGAGTCGAAGGCCGAGCGCGCCCGCGAGAACGACCGCATCACCTTCTATCAGACTGAGGGCCGATTCGTAGACGAACGGACCGTCGAGGTCGATGGCGGGGATGGGAGCGAGACCGAGTCCGGCGACACCGAGGAACTCACCGCCGAGCGCGTCGTCCTCGCGGGCGGGTCCCGACCGCGGATTCCGGACTCAATCGACGGGACCGACGAGGTCGGGTTTCTGACGAGCGCGGACGCCCTCGCGCTCCGGGAGCGCCCGGACCGCCTCGTGGTCGTCGGCGGCGGGTACATCGCGGCCGAGATGGGCCACTTCTTCGGCGCGATGGGGACCGACGTGGTCGTCGTGGGCCACGCCGACCGCTTGGTAGACCGGGAGGACCGCGACGTGGCCGAGTTCGTGACCGACGCCTACGCCGAGCGCCACGAGGTCCACACCGGCTACGAGGTGACCGAACTCGCCGAGGACGGCGAGGCGGGCGACGGGACCGAATCGAAACTCGTCCGGGCCGAGTCCGAGGACGGCGACGAAATCGAACTCCGGGGCGACGAGGTGCTGATAGCGACCGGCCGCGGGCCCAACTCCGACTCGTGGAACGTCGAGGCGGCGGGCATCGACACCGACGAGAAGGGGTTCGTGGAGACCGACGAGTACCTCCGGACGTCGGCCAACGGCGTCTGGGCCATCGGCGACATCGCCAAGCAAAGCTTGGCTGGCGGCCGGACGTCGTCCGGCAACACCGCGGGCAACTACATGTTCAAGCACTCGGGCGACAAGGAGGCCGAGTACGCGGTCCGGAACGCGGTCCGCGGCGAGCACGCGGCGGTCGAGTACCCCGGCATGGCCCACGCCATCTTCGGGTCGCCGCAGGTCGGGAGTCTGGGGAAGACCGAGGAGGAACTCGACCGCGACGACTACGAGGTGGGGACCTTCGAGTACGACGACACCGCGCTCGGGTCGGCGCTCGCCGAGGACGGGTTCGCCAAGGCCATCGCGGCCCCCGACGGTGAGGTGCTGGGCTTCCACGTCGTCGGCCCTCACGCTTCGATGCTGGTCCACGAGGTCGCCACCGCGGTCGCCGCCGGGGGCGACGCCGACGCCATCGCGGAGGCGATTCACGTCCACCCCGCGCTCTCGGAGGTCGTGCAGGGCGCGTTCCGGGAGGTTCGGGGCCACCCGCCGACCGGCATCTGA